In Nicotiana tabacum cultivar K326 chromosome 10, ASM71507v2, whole genome shotgun sequence, the DNA window acagaaaattaatatgaaatttaCCTTCCAATTACAGAGGCTAATATATCATGGTTAGAATCAATTACTGATTGCTCGTTCAGAAATGAGTGCTTGCCCATGTAGACAATGTATTGCTACAaaattaagaagaagaaaaaacaacaacATAATTAGAAAACCTATTTATGATTAGATCCAAGAGTTGAATTTGGTGGCTTCAATATTTAAAGTTTTTAATCAACACTAAATTTGTTATACTTTTTGAAATTATAGGTaacaaatttaataattttagaaagaaaaaaaaaaatatatatatatatatatatatatatatatatatatatatatatatattccgggatggaaaTATTGAATTGCTTTATGTCTCATATCTCTTTTATGAGGCCTAAAAAATATACAATTTAGAGAAAGGGTTTAAACTTTTAAGTTTTACGTACTAACTTTATAACAATTATCTACACTATCAATATAGTTTATAACACTACTAAAAAAGGCCCATTTCGGGCCGAAATATTCCGACCGAAAAAAGTAGTCGGAAATTCTGACGGAATCGGtcaaaaaatgcataaaaatatatttttcaatttttaataataattacgACTGATATTCCGTCCATATATGTCGTAAATTTTGGCGAAAAATTCCGCATACCTTTTAGCAACCAATTCTGTAACTggttacagaaaaagaaaacacaacaagaaaagggaaaaaactaGTTTagcttttattcttttttctaaCGTGCCGATTGTTTTTGAACTGTTGTTGTTTAACGTGCATCAACCAATGATGTTTGTATCTAGGTAGGTTGTCTACATGACACCCTTTGGGTTGCGACCCTTCTTCGAACCGAGAGTGAACACAGAATATTTTATGCACCGGTTGCCCTTTTGTTATTTAACGTGCATGAAAATTTCATAAGAAAGAAGAAGGTAATAACCTTGTGATGATCCACCCCTCCATTAGTAGCAAGAAAAGAAGAAACCAATTGAATGCAGAAAAGAAGACCCAAGATAGAAAGCGTCTTCATTTTACCGTAAAAATTGAAATATGCGAATGAATATGGTGGAAGAAGTAAGCTTTTATTAttagagtttaagttatatatatcgtCAAATTTTTACACTATCAGGTCATTTTTACATGTTATATCAGTAATATGGTATGAAGTAATCGCAATTTGACTATAACTTAAACTCCATTATTAGTCATAATTATCAAAAACATAGTTTATGAATTATACTTAAACAGAAAATAGAGCGTTTgaccattatttttatattaacattgataattttaaaatcttaaaatataGTATATCTTGTGTTATTTTTTATACAGTTGTTAGAACTATTATTCCATATGTcctaatctatatatatatatatatatgagggatATGAAAGAGTGATGTGGGATGTCTCAATAGTTAGGAatcatatttatcttttttctccttttcttgaatttttctcctattttaatttttaccTCATTAATTAATTGAAAATGCACCTCCCCACTAATTAAGGTTAAGGAAATAACTGTTACACACCAAGTCCTTTAATAACAAAACGTTCACGAATGCAAAACGTCATTAGAGATCGGAAACAAATCGTTCATTTCTACATATAAAAAAAGTCCTTAAATTCACTTGctattaagaaaaagaaaattcccAACCGCCTTCCAATTTTGCATTCTACTTCAAAGTCCTACGGAATCTTTCACAACTTGTTGGAATTACGTGTTAATTTTTTATATTCTTATTTCAATTGTTTTCATTTAActttgtgttgtttcttttgtaagTAATACTTTCTTCATTTTCAGTGAAATACTTTCTTCGTGATGTCACCGGACATCAATTGTGTGTCTTGAACTTCTCTACAATGAAGTGCTGCTTCGACATGATTTTGGTACATATctctttaaatctttcaacttttcTAATTTCGCGTTACTTTTGGAGAATACTTGAAGAAATTAGCAtatgtaatttttctttttatgatgcaCATAATGACTGTGATCATATATATAATGGCTGTTAATCTTTTTATGATGCAGAGGAAGgattttgaaattattgataCCTATTGTTATGTTTCCATTGTTTTTTATATTGTTTTTTgctatgtgtatatatatatatattcctcaTTTTTTCATATATTTGCTTTTAAGGAtctgtttggaaagccaccaGGTAATTGGAATTGGTGTAATTACTAGGGTAGTAATTACACAGCTGTGTAATTACGACGATCTATTTGTTTGTCATAGTGTAATTACAGTGCAATTACAAGTttactgtttggttgcacaaatgtaattacacagttaaattaaattttaaatgaagtaattattaaaatttaaaaattaatataataaatatatgcataaatttttataagtataaatgatagtattatatttggtatttaagatatatatttttttcgtgaatatacattaatagtaatcatatatttataactaatattgtaaaaatatattgtatatattttcCAAATTAACAATATTTAGTTTAGATACTTACAAAATGTAAAAAAACATATgttttgtaagaacatcatggaattcatgtttgataaaataaattaatatttataaatataatgtcataacattattcaaatatttggcaaaactaatctatcaattttaactaaaaaatgaaataacatgcAATGTGAGTCaattctattaaaacaagaaaattggAACCATGAAATAATacaatttcaaaatccaaaaaaaataataatttaacatatgtcaaattccaacataataatagtaagttccactacaacttaagattagagaacataataagtttataacTACATTCAACAAGGAAATTTCACTTTAATTGcatcactcattatatgccaagttttttagcgactcattatttctaatattatgAGGCGTAgtttcaaaaaatagaataataaaaaaaataaataataaaatataagcaaTTATACGGAATCACAAGAAATAAAGGTAGATAAATAAAAGATaaatgtacaaagaaaaatatattttaaaataaagaaattaaaaagtaaactaaaactaaaattaaaaagtaaaataatagaaataaaaatttataaataaaataaattaaaataaaaacaaaaaggcaaGAAACTAAAAAGCAACCTTGCAATTACACGGTGTAATTACCACTAATTCTCCCCTCccccttgagaattggagagtataATTACAATCCTCCAATTACACTCAATTCCATGCTGACCAGGTAATTACTTGGCCAAACAAACATGACAAACTGTATAATTACACCCAATTACACTCAAATCCAATTCCTAGGTGACTTTCCAAACATGCTctaaaaaaccaataattatatcttttaatctTATTTAGCCTCACTGTCTTTCTCTTAAGAGTCATGTCTTCTAATCTTCATAATTAGTCTCGCCCTCTCTTGCCGTTCCTTTTCTCACCTGTCCTTCACCAAAAGAAATCTCCCTTTTCGTTCATAAAATCTTCTGTTATTACTACCACCGATTTAATATATAGAGGAGATAAAATCCGATTGAAATCTTTTTCCCCTTTGTGTTGTTTATCTTTTTATAATTTGTTTGACCTAGAacattgtatttttattttttgatttttcattgaTGTACTATTTTTACTTGATAATAATTGTTTTTAAAAGGTTATTTGTTCTCTTCTATTTCTCTAATTTGGTGGATGTGTTTTTATTTCAACGATCCATTCATGTATTTTTTTTTGCTACTCACTACCGTTTTCAATTGTGTTCTCTTCTTCTTCGGTTCATTTTTTTGGGACCTAGAAGTGGTTAGATCATCTAAATCACTAGACCATATTTTCTCAAAGTTGATTAttctttttcaaatatttaaaattctTTTTTAATTGCAATGTCTAATATCAAgtataaacctttcataatctaATATATATCGGTAATTAAGTAATATGTCTTTATTTtacccaaaaaaatatatatttattatgcTTTTTAGAAGATATATGCATGAACTAAGCAAATCATCGAATTTGAAGTTATTTTATCCAATTTATACATCTTGTATCACAGTTAAAAAGTTCTAAAGTATTAAAGTGTTCCAAACACTCTGTGTAACTTTCGTGTCAATTGAGTTGCAATAGGGGGAAAaagtgtcacaccccaaccttgtgaggtgtggctggcacccgatgccCGAAGGCCCGAGCGAACCAACCATGAGATATGATCCGAAATATAATAACCTGCAGGTAGAAGAGCCCAacacgatatatatatataaactaggcCAACAAGGCTGTAACAACAGTATAACAGCTATCCAGAAGGCCGATAGGGCGatacgaaaaatatatatatacacaatgaccgctagtctgcaagcctctaagagtgtaagacaatctcAACAGGGTGGGACAAAGCCCCCGACATGCCCAAAACCACACATATACATCTGTAATAGTACCTATGGACTCAAAGTCAGCAACTCCGAAGAAGTGGAGTGCGAAACCCAACGCTGATCCTGGGGGTCCTACTGAGGAGGCACACCACTCTGTCTATTcgaacctgtgggcatgaacacagCGCATAAAAATGCGTCAGTACGAaatatgtactgaatatgtagggcgacaagtgtaacatgaaaaatgtaattAACAAGAAAAGAGACATAGAGATAATTTAAATTCTGAAACTAGCCTCGGTAGGAAACTAAAATTCAACATGGATATAAATGTATGCTCGTGACACCGTCGTTCACTATCGCTACTTATAATATAtcacattatataataataaatccctctgtggggctataatatccataacatacccggccataataaaggctcggtagaatcgtacccggccacgtgaagctcggtaatcccaactgattagtggttacACAATATGTGTCATACCCGGCCGTCTATAATGCGGCTCGGTAATGAaagtaaatacatacatatactaGATCATAAATTATATAGGTGCAATGCGAAACCAACCTTAAAAGACGTATTCTAAGAAGAGTCGAAGTGGCCTATCATCATTCTTCCCCGACTATCATGGTTGTggctaaaaatatttaattttcaactACGAGCCAACAAGTAATAAGAACATGAGAGTTGTGTATTATGAGTACCTTTGAAGTAAATGTTACTTATTCAAGATTTATATGAACGTCGAAAGGAGAACGAGTAAAAGGCTCTAGTTCTTTTTAAGCAAGGAACAAGGAAATCCGAGAAATCATAGATATCCTCTAGAGTAAGCAATCTATGAGAAAAGATCAGGTCTAAGCATCTTTAAAAGTTGAAGGTGAAATAACTCGAATCCGACGAGACAATTCGATAAACGTTTATTCGAATTCTAGTCATGCCGAAAAGTATAGCGAAAGCCCTACATACCTTGTCGATGGAGTTATATACTGTTTCCAAAACCTCAAAAGCCTTAGGAATGATTTCCTACATAATACAAACcattcaaaatcaaattcaagctcataGCTTAAATAATTCTTCATTTAGACATTTACGCGAACAACTTGTGGCCATGAATTTGTAGACTCTTTTGTAGATTAATTTCCCCCCCAACACACCACCAAATTTTACTTTACTACATCTCCTCATCAACAGAATTCCATCCATGTCTTCACAGATccaaacaacacaataaaatcatatagaacagccccaacaatcaagccatattaagagaggtttctaaaaaaaatcaagaatatttctatagaggtttcaactatttcttaagaATTCTTACGGTAGAAGTTTACAAAGATCAAAGAGGAAGTTAAATCATACCTTATGTGACCAGAATtactcaaaattcgaaattacaagACGGAGTCTTGCTATGAAAAGTGAAACACCGAAGAATTCACGATTCCGAAGCTACCATGGTGTTCTCCATCTTGAGGATGACTAAATTGTTGTTATGCTTGGCTAGATGGATGGGAGAAGTTTGATAGGAAATCCCTAGGTTTTTGGTTCTATTTTGGAGAGGATAAAACGCAGGGGTTCTGTTTTAAAAATTGacttaaataaagaaattttgaCTAAACCCGACTAGGCACACTGTTCCCGTAACAGTGTGCACCCCTGTACGAAAATGTTAATATCTCTCTACTTCGAAGTCGTATTAacgaacggtttgttgcgttggaaactagactcatagaccttcGATTAGGTAGgtagaacacaccataactcccaGTATATTGAGAGAAAAAGTCATCAACATTTTATCCAAATTCCAGTGAAATTTAAACCCGTAACTTGCGCGCGATCTTTGTCGAATTTTTAATCACAACTCAAATGACTTCCAATCTTAACGTATAACTATCGCATCATTTAAATATCTCATAGAAATTATCTTCCTACCGAATTATCCCATTTACAGCATGATAACGCCAAATACACAAGGTGTAACATTCTCCCctccttaagaacattcgtcctcgaatgttaacggTTAACCTAACTtctgaattattattttttaaaaaaaaattcgccagagtttcccctataaatatGAATATCAAAAACCTGCCATCAGCCCAAACATACATATCTAAGGCCACGCAGGGCTACACATCATAATAATAACATCAACTTGGCCTCACCCGACCATTTACTtatacaataatgataataagaagGTTAGCCATAACTTAAGTACCTTAACTGTCACTGGTTGATATATGTGCAACACCTGCCATGTTTGTCTCAGGCATATCACCTGAAGACTCAAATAAATGAGGGTATCTGGActtcatgtcctcctcggcctcccatgtCATTTCCTCTACATTATTgctcctccaaagtacttttactGAGGCTGCCTCTTTAGTCCGTAGCTTACGGATTTGACGGTCAAGAATGGCAATAggtatttcttcatatgacaagtTCTCGGAAACTTCAATATCCTCGATAGGGCTGATGCAAGAAGGATCACCTAAgaatttccgaagcatggaaatgTGAAATACCGGATGGATTGCTTCTAATTCTGGTGGCAGGTCAAGTTTGTAGGCTACTCGCCCAATTCTCTGAACAATCTGATATGGCCCAACATATCTAGGgctgagttttcctttcttaccaaatctcattacacccttcataggcgacactttcaagaatacccagtctCCCATAGCAAATTCCAAGTCTCGACGTCGGTTATCTGAATATGATTTCTGTCGACTTTGAGCTGTACGCAACCTttcctggatcaactttaccttttctacaGCTTGCTGTACCAATTCAGGTCCTAGCAACTTTGTCTCACCAACATCAAACCAGCCAATAGGAGATCTGCATTtcctcccatatagtgcctcataaggtgccatctgaataccggcatgataactattattgtaggcaaactcaatAAGCGGTAAATGATCTTCCCAACTTCCCTTGAAGTCTAAGACACAAGCTCGcaacatatcttcaagtgtctgaatagtgcgttcggcttgtccgtcggtctgcggatgaaatgctgtactaagGTTAACAAGAGTACCCAAACATTCTTGAaaagacctccagaaattagttgTAAATTGGGCACCtctgtcagatataatagaaaatGGAACTCCATGTAGCCGAACTATTTCCTTGATGTACAGGCTCGCATAGTCTTCAGCTGAATAGGTGGTCCTAACTGGGaaaaagtgagctgatttcgtcagcctatccacaatgacccaaatagaaTTGAACTTACGGCGAGAATTGGGCAATCCTgtaatgaaatccatattaatcgatTCCCATTTCCAAGCTGGAatctcaatattttgaagtagcCCTCCAGGTTTCTGGTGTTCAGCTTTAACCTGCTGGCAGTTGGGACACTGAGCCACAAATGtggctatatctttcttcatgtcGTTCCACCAGTATAGCTGacgaagatcatgatacattttggttGAACCAGGATGAACTGAGTACCGAGACTGGTGCATCTCTGTCATAATTTGCTTACGAAACTCCCCAACATTAGGTACACACCATCGGCCTTTATATTTTAGAATTCCATCATCAGATTGCTCGAACAACTGCTTCTTCTGAAAAGGGATACTCTCtttaattttgactaactccGGATCCTCAAATTGACGCATTTCTACCTCAGCTACTAGTGATGACCCCGCAATATTTTGGACTACTACACCCTGGTCACCTGTATCATGTAGCTGTACACTCAGGTTAGCCAATTGATATATCTCTTTAGTCATTTCTAATTTCCCAGCTTCTACATGCTTCAAGCTGCCCATGGATTTACGACTCAATGCATCAGCTACCACATTCGCTttgcccggatggtacaaaatatccacatcatagtccttcagcaattcaagccatcttctttgtctCAAGTTCAAGTCTTTCTGCTTAAATATATATTGTAAACTTTTGTGATCTGTATAGATATCCACATGaacaccataaagataatgacGCCATATTTTTAAGGCAAATATAACGGCTGCTAACTCAATATCGTGAGTCGGATAATTGTATTCGTGCTTCtgcaactgcctcgaagcatatgcaataacttttcCATGCTGCGTTAGAACACATCCCAATCCAACCctggatgcatcacaatataccacataaccttccgGAAGTGCTAGAACAGGTGCTGATGTTAAGCGTTTCTTCAACTCATGAAAGCTCCTTTCACAtgcatcagaccattggaacttaacgaCTTTGTGTGACAATTTTGTCATGGGAGCAGCAATAGAAGATAAGTTCTCAACAAATCTCCGATAATaaccagctaagcccaagaaactacgaactTCCGTaggagttgtaggtctaggccagttttgtaCTGCTTCAATTTTCTGACCATCTACCTTAATACCTTTATCGGAAACGATATGCCTAAGGAAAGCCactgaattcaaccaaaattcacatttggagaatttagcatataatttctgatttttcaaagtcTGCAACACCACACGCAAATGATCCTCATGTTCTGCTTCTGATtgagaatataccagaatatcatcaatgaaaataattacaaatatatctagaaatggcttgaaaacccgattcattaaatccataaaagctgttggcgCATTAGTAAgaccgaaagacatcacaagaaattcataatggccatatctagtccggaaagccgttTTCGGAATATCTCTCTCCTTAACTCGCAATTGGTGATAGCCGGATCGAaggtcaatctttgagaaatatttggcaccttgcaactgatcaaacaaatcatcaattctgggtaaagggtacttgttcttgatagtcactttgttgagctggcgatagtcaatacacattcttaacgaaccatccttcttacgaacaaacaacactggtgcaccccagggagaTGTGCTGGGCCTGATAAAGCCCTTATTCAAAAGATCCTTCAACTgggctttcaattcttttaactcagcaggagccattctgtatggaggaatagatattggttgaGTGTCTGGAAGCATATCAATAGCAAAGTCGATTTCTCTTTCTGGAGGAAGACCAGGAAGTtcatcaggaaatacatcaggaaattCATTCACGACGGGAACCGATTGAAGGGTTGGAGATTTCACCTCCATATCATGCACTCGTACCAAATGATAGATGTACCCTTTTAAAATCATCCTTCGAgctttaaggtaagaaataaactttccCTTAGGCGCTGCAGCATCACCTTTCCATTCAATAATAGGCTCACTTGGAAAATTAAAACGAACAATCTTTGTCCAGCAATCTACattggcataacaagaagccaaccaatccatacccataatgatatcaaaatcgaccatttcTAGCTCATGCAAATCTGCTAACGTATGGCGGTCATGAATCTTCACATCACAACTTCGATATACCCGTCTAACTACAACAGACTCACCCATTGGCGTAGATACCTCAAAGGAGTGTTGCAACAATTCAGGCTCTCTATCCCATTTACTAGCAACGAAGGGGGAGATATACGACAATGTAGAACCAGGATCTATCAAGGCATACATATCGATATAAAAGACAGATAGTATACCTGTAACCACGTCCGGAGATGACTCTAAATCCTGACGACTCGATAAAGCATATATGCGATTTTGCTGACCTCCTGAACCAGAAGCTCCAAATCTTCCCCTACCCCTGCCAGCTGATGTCTGCATACTCTGTCTAGGAGGACGtaccgaagaagaagaagcccctGCAGATGccgtcggctgagccataccccCTCCACCTGTCATCGGACAATGTCTCATAATATGACCTGGCTGTCCACATGTATAACATGTATCAGAACCCTGGCGACATGGTCCAAAATGATTTCGGCCACATCGATCACATCTAGGAAACTGAGGCCTAATCTGACTGAACTCGCCTCTAAACTGTGGACCTGGGGTCcgtgaactctgacctggaccagaataagTGGTCCGATCCTGGCGCTGTCCCTCAAACTGTGGCGGTGCACTGGCTGTCGGATAAGACTGACGCCGGGGAAACTGTGGCCTAAATCCACCTCAAAACTCTCCTATGTTACCTACGAACCGCGCCCTCTTCTGCTGCCCTCTATCATGCTCTCGATTGGCTCGTTGTTGCCTCTTGCGATCCTCTAGACCCTGTGCATATGCTTGAATACGGGCAATATCCATTCCTTGGTTTAGAGAAGCTgtagtgcactcatttatcaagtGTGCCCCCAAACCACTAACAAACTGGTGTACCCGATCACTCATATCAGCAACAATCgtaggagcatacctagccaaagagtTGAACTGCATGCTATATTCCCGAACGCTCATATTACCCTGTTCTAAGTGTAAGAACCTATCTCGTCGGGCTCTTCGAAGCTCGATTGGCAAAT includes these proteins:
- the LOC107817556 gene encoding uncharacterized protein LOC107817556 — protein: MPNTRRRQVAMKFIQRLDEEAGEGTSQVPPANVDQHEPQNEADSQASGAVPPPPPEGRRGANIPPVPLPVVPDQDLDMRSAVQLLTRIVASQAQHQTFGIADRSVSARVRDFINLDPPVFTGVNPNADPQDFLDLMQRTLQIIHATDVESVEFTSYRLRDVAVTWYETWKQTRGPNVPPVTWKEFSEAFLQQYLPIELRRARRDRFLHLEQGNMSVREYSMQFNSLARYAPTIVADMSDRVHQFVSGLGAHLINECTTASLNQGMDIARIQAYAQGLEDRKRQQRANREHDRGQQKRARFVASAPPQFEGQRQDRTTYSGPGQSSRTPGPQFRGEFSQIRPQFPRCDRCGRNHFGPCRQGSDTCYTCGQPGHIMRHCPMTGGGGMAQPTASAGASSSSVRPPRQSMQTSAGRGRGRFGASGSGGQQNRIYALSSRQDLESSPDVVTGILSVFYIDMYALIDPGSTLSYISPFVASKWDREPELLQHSFEVSTPMDCWTKIVRFNFPSEPIIEWKGDAAAPKGKFISYLKARRMILKGYIYHLVRVHDMEVKSPTLQSVPVVNEFPDVFPDELPVAFLRHIVSDKGIKVDGQKIEAVQNWPRPTTPTEVRSFLGLAGYYRRFVENLSSIAAPMTKLSHKVVKFQWSDACERSFHELKKRLTSAPVLALPEGYVVYCDASRVGLGCVLTQHGKVIAYASRQLQKHEYNYPTHDIELAAVIFALKIWRHYLYGVHVDIYTDHKTNVVADALSRKSMGSLKHVEAGKLEMTKEIYQLANLSVQLHDTGDQGVVVQNIAGSSLVAEVEMRQFEDPELVKIKESIPFQKKQLFEQSDDGILKYKGRWCVPNVGEFRKQIMTEMHQSRYSVHPGSTKMYHDLRQLYWWNDMKKDIATFVAQCPNCQQVKAEHQKPGGLLQNIEIPAWKWESINMDFITGLPNSRRKFNSIWVIVDRLTKSAHFFPVRTTYSAEDYASLYIKEIVRLHGVPFSIISDRGAQFTTNFWRSPIGWFDVGETKLLGPELVQQAVEKVKLIQERLRTAQSRQKSYSDNRRRDLEFAMGDWIVQRIGRVAYKLDLPPELEAIHPVFHISMLRKFLGDPSCISPIEDIEVSENLSYEEIPIAILDRQIRKLRTKEAASVKVLWRSNNVEEMTWEAEEDMKSRYPHLFESSGDMPETNMAGVAHISTSDS